TATCAATGTTCTGTACAGTGACTCatcttaattttattttttatataaagcaGCAAAGAGATCTGCTTCCATTGtagagtttttttgggggggaaatggcTGACATTTCTGCCATTGGAAACAAGGGCTTCTATGATGAATGATTCAATGCCTAGTATTGTGTGTTCCAAGAGGTTTTTTTCATAGCGATGGCAAATGTAATTGTGAAAATCCAGGCCATCAATGTCTCCCAGGGAACTTGACCTTATTCAACAATGTTTGTAAAAGTCCTAGCACAAATAACTGAAACAACCTTAGCCCAACGGTAAGTTCAGGTGAGAAAAGTGTCCTCTTCAACAAATGTATTACAATTCTCCACTGCAAATAGCATAAACTGAGCACAGATGTGCAAATACATCAGTGGAGTTCAAGTTGGCAGTGAGCCATATTGTAGTGTGGTGTCTGTTGATAGGAATTAGAGTCTAGTACTGGCAGCCTAAGGCAAATTATTTGCAGGCAGCGAGTGCTTGTCTAGTTGCCAGTAGAGCAAACAAGGAGGGTGCCTGGAAAGGTGCATTTGCACCCCCCCCAAGAATTTCATATATTGGTGCAAGGCGGCAGAGAAGGACGGCACGAGGGAGGTCCCCTCCCACCTCTACAAAGAGATGTAAACCAGCTCTTAATGTAAGGCTACAACTTAGAAAGGCAGCAGGACCAGAAGTACCAGAATCCCTTGAGTATAGGGCCCATAGAAGGAGGCCACATGGCAGGCAGCAGCCATTTAGTGCAGAGGCTGCCTACCATGTGACCTCCTCCTGTAATTTTtccctcagaggtaggactggcaCCCACTGCCTCccatctctatctctgtgctcactgccccctctactgcacccacttcccccctctctcccccgtctctctctcctgcactcactgcctctctcctgcactcacTTACCCCCTGCTGCACCAACTgccctctctgccccctgcccCTTTCTCTCTGCCCACTGCTCCCTCTCCTACACCCATAATCCCATCTGTCTGTCTCACGCATGCAACCACTGCCCCTGTCGTGCCTTCCTGAACCCACTGCACTTCTGTCTCTGCCCACtgtccctttctctgtctctctgcatcCTGCAACCACTGCCCTCTGTTATTTTATATTCATAAAAACATAAGCATAGATGAGGATGAAGTTGCTAAGATACtatcaaaaaataaaaggaaactaGACTTAGTTTTGTAAGTTGAAATGGTAGTTTATTCTTTTGTGTGCAATGATATATACATTAATATAGCAGTTATGCTGcacattaatttatttattaacaAACCAAAAACTTATCACCAACCAATATGAATTTCTGGTTTTGCCCCTGGTAGTTGCCATGCTGACATTGCAGAGCAAAGCATTAATTATCCCTAGTGTGGTTGTGTCTATATATCTGTACTCATATCAATAAGTTAATAGCATCAAGATAAAGGGCACGGTATGAAGCATGACAGTAGGACACAAGAGCACAAGTAATGATGATGAATATTTTGGTACAGTTCCTTTGCCACCTAAACAATCAGAGACTGATGATTATGCTCCAGCAcaaggaaaaagaacgctgtgacgttctaaacgcgttggatgggtcttttgtcacattaaagtgcccttttaattatttttcgttttgggtccttcctgctccgtttgtgctggtgcgcttttggtctcctttttccctgtattgcatttagtagctgcacagcctgcctacctaccctaccaggatgtgagtatttgcatattttcctggggaacctgccaatgagaccgATGGTAAGTGGGCTtgcaccatctaccacctgtcttcaggaggatagtacccatacttttacacattaggtactatgtaatttgttagtaccctggtttagtggtttggcttattttgggttaatatacctgcatttgagcgcttcagctattttctacaCTGATGATTATGCTGACTGATTGACTTTAAACAGTGAAAGTCAATAGGAGGTTCCACATGCCTCAACCTTGACCTGCAAGGACACCAGTTCCCTGTCAGACCTTGCCTACGTCTACCCAATTGCCCACTCCACTATACAACGTGAGGAGCTGGAGGATGATGAACAACAGTTCCTCGAACCCTCTAAGTTTGCCAGGGCCCTAGGAAAGCCTAACAAGGCACCCCCAGCACTAGCCACTCTAGTAACAGGGTCTGCGATCGAACCATTAGATTTCAaccaagaatttaaaaaatagCAAAAATGTTCCCAAAGCGAACTCTGAAACTTTCGCACATCTATATTCACAAAGCTTACCGTGAACGCCACTGATAACACATGATAAACACATCCTGATTGGGTAATAACTGTGGACACTGGCAGGATGAGTTCGTAATGAGAGGTACTTGAGACCTAGGGATTGCCGTTGAAGACTTGAGTGTCTCTTTAATTTCAACCACAGTGGTTATTTCATTGCAATTGCTTCTAGTGATGCTTTTAACTTTTGCATGGATTACTATGAAAACAGGAAAAGGAAATACTGTATCACATTTGTAAATTTAGTAATCACATAACAAGGCAATTTAGGTAAACACAATATTTCAGTTcactttgtttttctttttcttataagCCCTAGAGCAGAGATTTCTAGTGAATCAGGGCCTCCGGGCCTTATTCATTAAGCTGCGTTAATGCTGATAGCAGCGAGATAGTGGGGAACTGTCATTGACTTGGATGGTAGTTTTCCTGCGATGGACCTTGTATCAGCAGTATCGCAGTTAATGAATAAGGGCATTATTCTctatgctgtgaaactgctttcccaTCGGAGAACATTTTACTGCCATTCAATTCTGCAGTCggaagcagcttcacagtatATTAAAAAGGGGCCTCTGAACAGCATTATAAACATGAATATTAAATCTTCAATATATCAAGATATTCTTTCCCAATCTTATCCTCCTAGCATCTGTTTGTGATTTTGGGAGTAGGTGTAGTAAGGGCGTAGTTACACATGATAATGGGATGTATTATATTTTGCATCAATCATCTCCCTGCATTGTAAACCAGGGCTGAGGTGGCATCAAACCCTCTGACTAACACATTTGcatcatgtaaataaaaacatttcttaCATCTGACACACCTGCAAGGCAACTACACACACTTTGGACTAgcttaatatactgtatacactcccAAAAGACTCAGTAGTATGTAACTTCCCTGGTTGTTCATATTCAGTAACTCTCATGGGGATGGCTTCCAATAACTGGTTAATGGACCAGTGCTGTTCCTCACACAGTTGTATCAATCCCTGGGATAAACTCTGTACTTACAGCTAGCAGCATGGGATCCTGAGAATTGCCCTTCTGCTCCTGATACACATTTTAAGCAAGTACTATAGGGCtaagtgagtgtttgtgtgggtcTTTGTGTATCTTGGGCAATGTTAGTGTCTGGTAAGGTGATAGTACAGTATGTGAGTGGCGTTATAATTCCATTCAGGTTTTTACCATATTAAATAAAGAGTTTATCTGTCACATAGAAGTTTGAAACCACTGTCCTCCTAAAACATCTTTTTTATGGATATGTAGCAAGCTATCTGTCCTATGATTGGGATTTCTGAAACATGCACCTGCTTATAACTTGATATATAAGAGGTATTGCAACAAGTGACTTACCATAGTTGTAGTTTTTGGTCAGGTACGTTGTTAGGGTAGGTTTAATCGTTTTGCATTTGCATCGATCTGGGAGGAAGAAAttgtggaaaaaatatatattacattaaaTTAAAAAGCTTGCCAATTTACACATAGACTCTACATTTAATTCAATTATTGCTGTCGAGAAGACTAAAGATGGTCAACCCAATATAACAACATATTGTTCTGTTTTAGTGTACGATTAGTGGAATGCCTTTTGATCACAGTAGAtaatgtatatacgtgtgtgtgtgtgtgtgtgtgtgtgtgtgtgtgtgtgtgtgtgtgtgtgtgtgtgtgtgtgtgtgtgtgtgtgtgtgtgtgtgtgtatgtgtgtgtgtatttaaacgAGAACTTtcaaacatatacacatatattataaactttatatataatattataaaccCTGCAATGTTGCAAACACTATAGAAGAATAAACAATATTTTATCAATCTATTTTGAAGACAACAAAAACGTTTTATTTTACCCATGTTTACACTTTTGCAGTGATTCACTCGTGGTCTTTCTGGGACTATAACATCTTGTGTAAACTCCATCCACTTTACATCTAAGAAGAACAAGATATCAtttaaaagtaaaaaatatatataaaatgcccAACACAGGATTAATATGAGTTTTAAATACTCCACTTATACTGGATATGATTGCTCCACcactgtaacatacataatacatTTGAGTAAATCTTCTTCTGTAGAATTCTTATTTGTGCTAGCAGCATAAGACATGGcattatgttttataaaaataacacctttttaaataaaaatgtaacataACTATATCAGTGCTAGGATGGCTTAAATACACCAGACATTAGATCTCCACATTAGATCTCCACATTAAACACAACAAACGTTACCTCTGCCTTAAATGATTTCCTTTAGGTTGTTCATGTATTTGAACAGGTGTGAAAGTAATTTCCCACAATTATCACACACTTGCAACTTTACAGAAATTGAGATCCTGTAACTGAGGCAACTGAAATTCCACAGAACTAAAAATAACCGATCACGGTTCTTTATTGCTTAATAATTCTTCCAAAATGCTTCCTGTATCACTTTTACATTGCAGACTAGACCAAAAAAAGTATTGCAATTATCAGCACTGTGTCTATTTTTTCCTGTCCATAGCAGTTTAAAAGTGCAATTTATTGAAGTCGCATTTTATGCTATACAAGATGATTCttattttgtgtggtttttttttttttttttttgctatgacACATGTAAACATAGTGCTGGATATTGGTGAGATCATTTGACTGTATTTTGCGCAAAATGTTTTTGGAGAACATGCACTTGATGAGACCTGTTGAAATCAGGACATGATATGAATAAACTAcagtagtcacccacccagtgagccTGAAGAATATCCCACAGCAGTACATGCACTGTGTTTCCTCACCTTCAGGGAGATCTGTGACTATGGCTTCAGGAGAGATGCACACTCCACGGTCATAAACCGGCAGGTCATCACAAGCCAGGTTTTCTGGCCAGCTGTGGTTGTACCTCTTCATAATGGGCTCACAGCCATCCTTGGCTCGTTGGCACACAGACTTGCAAGGCTTGATCGGGTCGTGCAGGAACTCCAGGGTACAGATGGGTGCATACATGGCACAGAGGAAGAAACTCAGCACAGGACTGCAGTTGATCTCCACCAGCTCCTGGTATTGTTCTATGGCCAGGACGGCATTCTCCTGGGTGCTGTGGTGGAGGTGGTTGGGCATCCTGGTTATATTCCAGGGCATGTTCCTGCACATGGGAATCCTGACAGTTTCACAGGGAGCTGAGTGGACTCCCATCTTTACCCACATACAAAGAGCAGCAACAACAACCACAAACATCTTTGCAGAGCAGTGGATCTTCTGGTCTCCTGCAACCTTCAAGCTGAGAACCTGCAGGCACAAACTACTGTCCCACCCTCAGATATGGTATTGAGCAGGTTGATTGTGGCAGATCACAGCTCACGAGTAACTTGGTGAAATAAAACAGCAGTGCCAACGATCTGTGAACCTCTCAGTAATAGATCACAGGCTGAGAAACTCTCCTCCTCCAGCTTCCCAGACCCTACTGCAGATAAGCATGGACATAGTACAATTACTTTTATACCAGTGCCACAAGTGACGTGCACTACATCCATTTCTTATATGGCTGCATAATTCATTTCCCCCCTATGTCAGAAAGGGttacatcaccccctcccccccccattcgtTTTAATCCCAGGGCGACATCACTAAATTTCCCTACTATTTCCAAGATAAATTAAAGCCCTTCCTTTCTTTTCTTCAACTGTGCAatggaaaaaaaaagaagtagAAGGAAATGCCTCCCCCACCTGTTTCAGCTCTGCAGATCTTACACCAGCAGAACAAACCTAAGAAAAATATAGTGATCCTGTAATTGCAATGGGTATGACCTTGTAGCTGATCTCCCAGCTtttacccctcccctctccacgtTTTTAAAGGGAGAGGATAGATGCCAGTCAAGTTGTCCTTTCGCTGTATAACCACAAGGGGGACAAGTAGCTACTGTAACATCATGCAGCCTTATATTATTTCAGTTGTATTGTCTCTGAGATCAACTGTTGCACTATATagttgtaaaaatattttttttacatcgaTAATAAGAGTATTTAAAACAATGTGCTGTTTAAATATATGGATTCTAGTTTAACAGCCACATGAAAATATTTAACCTGTCCCTGTGCCTTTCTAGGTATAATGTAATGTCTTCTCCTTACTTTGTGTAATGTGCAAAACCAGATTGATCTACTGTATATACGTGCCAGCAACGAATAGTTGAAATTACTACTTTTTAATTTACAATCCCAGATTGCAActacttttttttaatgacaaaTGTATAGTTCCATTTTCcattaaaacaataaaaacataattgtattattttctgaaACATGGTTTAAAAATAGCTCTTcctcaataaataaatatatatttatattaaaacaataaaaacataatTGTTTTATTTTCTGAAACATGGTTTAAAAATAGCTCttcctcaatatatatatatttgcatgtcttagacaggtctgcaaccccgcctttcaccattatcacccagcacacagcacttccactgcagcaagggattctgggaaatgacatgcaaattgacacacagtgtcaccttttgctttaaaaaccatttttaacatggttccctataggcttaagcttgctgcatggtcacagctttaagcacagccaaggttaagatgcatagccagaaaccccacccacagacagcctatagggaaccatgttaaaatgttttttgaagtttttgaagcaaaaggttacacatgagcatacaggaatatttccatttgctatattctTTGCTGTGgagttttttttgtcacttttttttacccaccataacttaactaagtatatatagatagatagataaataagaTTCGATTCGAtaggatagatagacagacagatagatagaagGGTATACCTCCAGGCCACTGGGGGGTGAATAATCTCTTCCTTGCTCTGAAAGGACTGTGgcggccatgttggtagaggcgGACTAAAGAACTCTATATCCTTGAACTCTGACACAGAGCAAGGGTTACATATACTGGAACTGTAACAAATCACAGTCAGTGTGCTGGAGGAGCACATGTGGAGCAGAGACTGTCCTGGGAGCAAGTTAGGCTGCCTTGGACTAGGCCAGAGCTTCCCCTAGGCCCGAGCTAGGCCCTAACCCCTGAAGCTCAGTATTGTAGAGAaggcccatagttagggaccttTTCTAATAGAGTTACTACCGGTGACACAGCGGAGCTGGACGGATTTCAACAAGGAAACCCTCATTCTTCCGTGAGCACGTGTGCGGCTGCCGGTGGTaatgagagaggggatttgtgtcggtagggttgccaggtggcttgtccaaaaatactcaATGGACACAATACTCAATGGAAacaatactggacacccacacccctagaatacatataaaaaatacccccacgcccccgaatacatataaaaaatacccccacgcccccaaataaatgtaaaaaataccccctccccctgaatacatataaaaaatatccccacgccccccgaatacatataaaatatacccccacctccccaatacattataaagtatacccccacctccccaatacattataaaatataccccacctccccaatacattataaaatatacccccaccaccccaatacattataaaatataccccacctccccaatacaaaaaatacccccacctccccaatacattataaaatatacccccacctccccaatacattttaaaatatacccccacctcccaatacattataaaatatacccccacctccccaatacattataaaatatacccccacctctcccatcatcaccacagctcatcctgtCCTCCCAtcatagggtgaccaggtgtcccggtttagccgggacagtcccgttttttaacctctgtcccggtttttttagTCTCTGCCCGGCTGCTCTGCATGTTGTAAAATGTTCCATTTTTTGTGGTTTTTccgcttttgaccatcagagcagggggggcagcagagagcagacaatgcagggaggagagcaggggccgg
This DNA window, taken from Ascaphus truei isolate aAscTru1 unplaced genomic scaffold, aAscTru1.hap1 HAP1_SCAFFOLD_2789, whole genome shotgun sequence, encodes the following:
- the SFRP4 gene encoding secreted frizzled-related protein 4 isoform X1 — its product is MFVVVVAALCMWVKMGVHSAPCETVRIPMCRNMPWNITRMPNHLHHSTQENAVLAIEQYQELVEINCSPVLSFFLCAMYAPICTLEFLHDPIKPCKSVCQRAKDGCEPIMKRYNHSWPENLACDDLPVYDRGVCISPEAIVTDLPEDVKWMEFTQDVIVPERPRVNHCKSVNMDRCKCKTIKPTLTTYLTKNYNYVIHAKVKSITRSNCNEITTVVEIKETLKSSTAIPRSQVPLITNSSCQCPQLLPNQDVFIMCYQWRSRMMLLDGCLVEKWKDQLNKRFKRWEQTLQEHQVRTAQEKIKNASRTGRSGVPKTSQKSSNPASGSPKKNIKTMKDQKDKRA
- the SFRP4 gene encoding secreted frizzled-related protein 4 isoform X2; amino-acid sequence: MFVVVVAALCMWVKMGVHSAPCETVRIPMCRNMPWNITRMPNHLHHSTQENAVLAIEQYQELVEINCSPVLSFFLCAMYAPICTLEFLHDPIKPCKSVCQRAKDGCEPIMKRYNHSWPENLACDDLPVYDRGVCISPEAIVTDLPEDRCKCKTIKPTLTTYLTKNYNYVIHAKVKSITRSNCNEITTVVEIKETLKSSTAIPRSQVPLITNSSCQCPQLLPNQDVFIMCYQWRSRMMLLDGCLVEKWKDQLNKRFKRWEQTLQEHQVRTAQEKIKNASRTGRSGVPKTSQKSSNPASGSPKKNIKTMKDQKDKRA